One part of the Rhizophagus irregularis chromosome 25, complete sequence genome encodes these proteins:
- a CDS encoding uncharacterized protein (SECRETED:cutsite_SWS-VE; SECRETED:prob_0.3268); SECRETED:SignalP(1-18): MKMILLTQCFAGLQLSWSVELAYGTPYLLSLGLSKSLVSLVWLAGPLSGLVMQPIVGLLSDNSTSRYGRRRPFLLVGGFAVVGSFICIGWTQEIVNLFFESGSSTANSLSRWLAVTSFYVLDFAINCVQASCRVLIVDNLPPSLQEEGTAWASRMIGIGNVIGYFLGYANLVEIFPFLGRTQMQVLCSLASILILSSDILTCWAVNEKIFTGSTNKSRNFFTAIYETFSSIIKSFRNLPSYVQLLCNVQFFAWIGWFPFLFYSTTWVAEVHARSIGDYSSKSSSSSNDSVGEKTRDGSFSLLLYSIVSLMASFILPMLIKFAGRITTNSTKLLQTQFIPFLTLPKLWTISHFIFAFSMLSTWFVTNIFQASILISLCGISWTITMWAPYSLLGEFVANEESKTLGTTERRNNEETVIYNLVEGGDNDNDSEDNDNEVDTENLRRTSKDLKNSNVNISTNSEAGVLFGIMNTYIVLPEFLVTFFNSIVFAILEPGGYDDNDTDIDTRQRHQTHTNENLNADAIGFVLRFGGFMTIVAGIISIKLWYKKIK, encoded by the exons atgaaaatgatattattgacTCAGTGCTTTGCTGG TTTACAGCTTTCCT GGTCAGTAGAACTAGCATATG GAACTCCATATTTACTTTCTTTAGGTTTATCAAAATCATTAGTATCTTTAGTATGGCTTGCTGGACCTTTATCag gtCTTGTAATGCAGCCTATAGTTGGATTACTTTCAGATAATTCAACGTCTAGATATGGTAGAAGGAGACCTTTTTTATTAGTTGGTGGTTTCGCTGTAGTAGGTTCTTTCATATGCATTGGTTGGACGCAAGAAAtcgttaatttattttttgaaagcGGGTCTTCAAcg gcAAATTCATTATCAAGATGGTTGGCAGTTACATCATTCTATGTTCTCGATTTTGCAATAAATTGtg tTCAAGCAAGTTGTCGAGTTCTTATTGTTGATAATTTACCTCCATCTCTACAAGAAGAAGGTACAGCTTGGGCTAGTAGAATGATTGGAATTGGAAATGTCATTGgttatttttt ggGATATGCTAATTTAGTCGagatttttccttttcttgGTAGAACTCAAATGCAAGTTTTATGTTCTCTTGCATCTATACTTATATTATCTTCAGATATATTGACATGTTGGGCTGTTAATGAAAAGATATTTACTGGAAGTacaaataaatcaagaaatttttttaccgcAATTTATGAAACATTTTCTTCCATTATTAAATCCTTTCGTAATCTTCCAAGTTATGTTCAATTATTATGTAACGTTCAATTTTTTGCTTGGATTGGATggtttccatttttattttattcaacgACCTGGGTAGCAGAAGTTCATGCTCGTTCTATTGGTGATTATTCATCCAAAAGTTCATCTTCATCTAATGATTCAGTTGGAGAAAAAACTCGTGATggttcattttctttattattatattcaattgTAAGTTTAATGGCATCATTTATATTACCAATGTTAATCAAATTCGCTGGAAGGATTACAACaaattcaacaaaattattacaaaccCAATTTATACCATTTTTAACACTACCAAAATTATGGACAATATCACATTTCATATTTGCATTTTCGATGTTATCAACTTGGTTCGtaactaatatttttcaagcaagtattttaattagtttatgtGGAATTTCTTGGACTATAACTATGTGGGCACCATATTCACTTTTAGGAGAATTTGTTGCAAATGAAGAATCTAAAACGTTGGGAACTACTGAACGACGTAATAATGAAGAAAcagtaatttataatttagttgAAGGGGgcgataatgataatgattcggaagataatgataatgaagtTGATACTGAAAATTTAAGAAGGACATCAAAAGATCTCAAGAATTCAAATGTTAATATTTCAACCAACTCAGAAGCTGGTGTATTATTTGGAATTATGAATACATATATCGTATTACCAGAATTTTTagtaacattttttaatagtatagtATTTGCTATATTAGAACCTGGTggttatgatgataatgatacgGATATTGATACAAGACAACGTCATCAAACACAtactaatgaaaatttaaacgCTGATGCTATTGGTTTTGTATTAAGATTTGGGGGTTTTATGACTATTGTTGCAGGAATcatttctattaaattatggtacaaaaaaataaaataa